Below is a genomic region from Neoarius graeffei isolate fNeoGra1 chromosome 12, fNeoGra1.pri, whole genome shotgun sequence.
cttgagattcagtttacagtcagaggtcctgacattttcatttagaattttctggaataattcagaattcatcgtttcatcaatgatagcaagttgtcctggcccaggtgcagcaaaacagccccaaaccataaacatgataccaccaccatgtttcacagatgggataatgttcttatgctggaatacagtgtttccatttctccaaacataacacttgttggtcagtgttctcctgatggtggactcatgaacactaacattagccaatgtgagagaggcattTAGTTGTTTAGAAGTTCCTCTGTGACCTCATGACCTctcacacaccttgctcttggagtgatctttgttggtccactcTTGAGGAAGGTAACAGTGATCATGAActtcctccatctgtctgactgtagcttggtggagtccaaagtctttatAGATGCTTTGcgacctttcccagcctgatgaccatcactaactttttctgaggtcctcaggaatctctttTGAtcctgtcatgatacacttccacaaacatgctgtgaagatcagactttgatagatccctgttctttaaataaaacagggtgaacacagacctgattatcatcccattgattcaaAACATCTGacttgaatttcaccttcaaattaactgctaatcctagaggttcacatacttttgccacacagtGATATGGAAcactgtaatttatttattgaggaaaatgatccaaagtgtaatatttttgtctctttatctacttttagttgtGTGTATATCtaattgtacacacacacacagtcttaacCTGCAAAGGCCAagacctcttaacttcctgttagtgatgactaactgcagctggtagcttctctgtgcaacataaggtttcatctcatctcatctcattatctctagccgctttatccttctacagggtcgcaggcaagctggagcctatcccagctgactacgggcgaaaggcggggttcaccctggacaagtcgccaggtcatcacagggctgacacatagacacagacaaccattcacactcacattcacacctacggtcaatttagagtcaccagttaacctaacctgcatgtctttggactgtgggggaaaccggagcacccggaggaaacccacgcggacacggggagaacatgcaaactccacacagaaaggccctcgccagccccggggctcgaacccaggaccttcttgctgtgaggcgacagcgctaaccactacaccaccgtgccgcccataaggtTTCATTTGACACTtaatggattgaccaacacacagtacaatggaaaagtccaaggagctcagtgcagacctgagaaagaggatcatagattcacactcaaatgtctctTGGAATAATTTCTAAACAACCGCAGATTCCAagttcatcagttcaaacaaccgtacataaaagtacaagttattgagaAGTGaaaccactttgctggaagaagacccaaactctcACCCTCGGCTGAGGAGAAAGctgttggatggtcaggaacaacccaggaaccaccaaggcacaggcctgccatgaactggaagcttctGGAACGCCAGTGTTACTGTCTACAGTcaggtgagttttacatcaccatggactgagaagcTGCTGATCAAGAAAGAAGTTCCTGCTCCAAAATCCACATGTTCAAGCTTGAGTAAAGTtttcagctgaccacatggacaaaggaaTATCTTTCTGGAGGaatgttgtttggccacaatgaccagaggtacagtGGAACACCGTAccgactgtgaagcatggtggtggtagcatcaggctTTGagactgttttgctgccagtggaactgatgcagtgcacaaagtggatggaatcatgAAGAACCTCagtattcttcagcataaactcaAACCGTCAACTAGAACAGGACAATGAcctcaaacacacatcagagctggttgtggaggataaagcaggagaacatgaagcttaaaacaagtccagactttaaccctgttgaaaatatgtgGATTGTGGTTAAAAGTCAGGTCTGTTCCAGGAAACACACATTTAATTATACTCTCTAAATTCTGCCCAGAAGAGAGAACAAAGATCCAGCCAGAATTctgacagaagcttgttgatggcgaaTAAAAGCGTCTGATGAAGGTGAAACTTGCTTAGGGACATTTAACCTAATATCAGGTGGCTGTAtgaataattttgaccctgtgttgattttagaaaactgaaaataaattaaaacttgtgcaccaaattattttttctctgttaaaaatgtaataattctgcaaaagaaaaagaacagttcaaggaaaaTCACCAAAAGCCTGATATCGCCATGATATTCGTAAACCTCAAGTCTACAGACGCTCTCGGATATGTAGAGGCCATGAGATATAAGAAATGTTTTAAAAATAGAGAAATATAAAGAAAGTGGAGGAGATTATACTTGTTTGGGTGTCATTTTTATCTTCAAAAAGAAACAATGAAGGGATGAAAGTATGAATGAGTGCTCAGTCagtttataaacacacacacacacacacacacacacacaccctattaAACCCCCAAAACATCTGCACAAGGCCAAAACTGCCATGCTGTTATCATACACCCACGCGCGTGACATGACCTCTGACCTGCTTGGGGCAAATTTGTCAAATGTGGGGTAAGAGCACAACTCATCCTGATATTACCAGATCTAAACTACACTCACGCCATCATTAGAGCTATAAAGTTACCACACAGTAACACTTCATTAGGGTTTTGATGACTGAGGTGTCATTTGCGTTGCATTGATATCAGGCTATAAACCTGTGGGTAAAGGACAAAGTTTCCTTTAGAACAGACGTGCATGCTTCAGATAAAACCCTTAACATTTTAACAAAACTGACAAAATCTACAAATTATTGCACTTCAACTCCATTTTACCTTCAAATAAAATACATCAGAATTCTCATTATTTTTACATTAATGCATGAATCTGTTTAAAATCTCACACCTGAAATATCCTTTACAGTCCTGTTAACTGAACATATTCACCTGGATGAAATATTTGTTAAATTCCACAAGTCAACAGGAAGTTTAACAGGAAGTTCCTGAAAATCATAAAGTTCTCTCTTTAAATTCTTCTTCCTTCATCTTCTTTGTGATATCGTGATGTTGCCTGATGAACGTACAAACCTGTTACCCAAATCAACAATCAATTTATAAACAGtatgtaagattgtgtgtgttctcgtgcatagctgtcctgagctttatgaccctttcacaccctggtaaacgtgcataatcgcgagaacatactcttttattttctctgtaccttctagtttcgctgaaaccacattcctggttcctcctgttctagggggtgtatggtctgctctttcatgtataacaaaaacgactccttatctggcgagtttcaccttgtgcccccgagccccttacttatcttgtcacgcaagcttctgatgtatataaaccctgctctttctgtgtatcactgagcagtgcttgaataaaccagattgatttaactcgtgtggtttgttttaaccctgctccagagcgctcttatgtcgacgcatctgaactaggacagacgcaggttctaacaatttggtgaccccgacgtgatactctcaatcaggtaagacatgtttgattgactacctggttggcagtagtttcgtagtgtcctacggaggacagttttccctggttcgagtccaggaagagcgcgctatacaaatttacgacacatttccgtctgttcctcttcagatccgtctgttgtcattgtacgatgggaaacTCGTTCCCTAaacctgcgccaggggaaaccccggccgagtggatgactaggtgcggtttcgcttatcatgtttctccttggctcgataatttggcaggttggaccgaggccaaccctcaaattccttcatatcctcgccaaggtactttcgatcctggttatcttgcatcggcctatcgcatgatttatgagggattaggggaccccggctgggatcgcccgtatatgcgggatggatatgccaaatggtatgatatgaagaagatttgggataattttaaacaggcttatactccccgttcagtcctgaaatccatcccgaagcctcgggctgcacccgtcaccaaggaaacggaggaggcggcgctaggaaaatccaaatctcattctgctcctccagcctcgttagacagtaaacctccaccttatagtaaggctggaaaaattactggtaaatcgccgtcagctgcaaaaacgattcctaaaatatATCCGTCCTTGGCTGCTGTGTCCGCATATCCCCCTCCCGtggttgacagagggcagcgtcccggagggataaagggtgcgcctgcatcagccaagaacggcaaagacgaagaaagtagtgacgataccgatgatgacactgatgatgacgattgggataatcccgatggtgtgggtccagacgccggctcgcgtccttatccgccacaaaatgctgcttgtgtatgggttgcaaagcgcagtggtattgatataactcccccgtccccgtcggctcttaaggacatcatctcgcttcttccgtcacccgataagcccttgctttttgttgatcagttaattaatgtttctcgtaattgtcagcttacgggagctgattaccggtttattctgcaaaataaattaggaggcgcatatgatgagacggccctgttagaaaacgtacaggtcctccgccccgtcaacgatattgctgttaatgttaaggaggaattgcctccggtaggggaaaacggtcgccctcgccagcgcaccgtgtctaccttcttttggaaagacacgccggacgcgctgcagcagcttcgtgagcaattgacgcgatacctgctcgccttaaaacaagcaaatagagacctgtcacaggtcactaactgcaaacaggagcgttctgagctgacgtcggctttttggaaacgctttggggaagtttggcaacatttgggaggtcttgaacttgatttggcaaacccgaacccaatgttcttgtccacctttctgtctaattgtcgccccgaaatacagagcgtattaaaacatcactggagtgaccggaataatctggtcctccgtcaggccggggagcgggtgcgcacgctggagagcgatggtcttttagactgtaaaacgaataaagcatgtttatccgtcgtgccgggcggacgagcggagggacgacaggagaggggtcgccgaacgggaccgcgcggcgggggagggaggagaaatggaaagtgccactattgtggaaaagaggggcactggataagagaatgtcatgcgaaacagcgagatgagcaggaacgcgagaaacccgtcatgcgcgccggttcaagccccacagggcagagagatcctgcccgcccatagggctgccctcagagcgatgaaaccccgaccgttgttATGTTAAATCTTTCATTCAGCTCCCCCCTTAACGAAGATCTCCCtactattgttttatgcctggcagggactgaatatccttttttactcgacaccggggctaccatgtcctcagtggggagggaatatgcgggtcctttatctacacggtctgtaagctctgtgggaatagaaggggttcctttccattccagttgcacgccccccctttctgttacttgtgcccttgatcctttactgaagttttctcactcctttgtttgcatgcctgattgcccttttaacctgcttggacgggacctcatgagcctcctagggctctctatttcttttagtggctcacacatggttgttgacataccagacgaaacctcgtcggctgctcttgccctcacctctctttctcttccccataaccttctcaatgctgcttgtgccgttacccacctcacaccctctctttctgaccttccagcttctctttgggcggaacataaggacgaggtgggctttgttaactgtaccccttacgaggcggtcattaaacactcttcgccagtatatgtaaaacagtaccccctttccccagctaaactgtctggcattgatgatgttctgtgttctctcctagagcaaggtgtggttgttccctgtgtcagcccttataacaccccagtgaatccggtgcagaagcccaacggcacgtggcgtttcacccaggacttgcgtaagattaatgagttaattatcccagtcgccccattagttccagacgttccctctcttatggcctcgattccgtgtgaacatgcttttttctctgtaattgacctctgttctgcctttttcagcgtccctgtgggccacgacacgcagcccctgttcgcttttacgcacaggggaaagcagtacacatggaccaggttaccccaaggatatgtcgattcccccgcggtttttacagccgtagtgagggacgccttggccggtttgtgcctcccctcgggctcctccgtgctccagtatgcggatgatcttctggtaacggcggaggataagGACATTTGCGCTACagccacactcgctctcctctcccttctggcgcaagaaggcttcaaggtctcacgaactaagcttcagttctgcctccccactgtcCGATAcctgggtcacgatctctcccagggctcccgcaggctcagccccgagcgtgtgcaggtcatcctagacactcaggtgcccGCCAcaaaacacgccctcatggctttcctgggacttatcaattactgccgccagtggattcctgactgttccacctatgacaagtgtctgcgctctgcaattctgcactcggaccctttgactcagcccttggtgtggtctgatgagatgctgacggccttcagggccttgaaacaggctttatgctcggcccctgctctcggacttccgaattaccgtttgccgtttcatttatatgtgtgcaaccagcagggaactgcgtctggggttttggcgcaggagcacggggggggtatgcggccttgtgcgttcctctctaaaactcttgattctgtggcacagggtctccctgcttgcctcagggcggtggctgcatgtgctgtcatggtcacggacgctgaacggctggttttgtctcacccgctcgttctccacacctcacatgatgtagtgcacgttttaaagaacctcagtacccagcatttatccgctcagcgtcgctctggatatgagtctattcttttggccaccgaaaaccttactgttaagccctcctcctcctttgattctctcgcacacgctcttcagcgcctcctcaattcacaggatgattttctttcttctgaaacacacgactgcatttctgaCATTCTTTttgagacaagtatccgccccgacttacgttCCACCCccttactttcaggtgattcgctgtttgtggacggctcgtgctcacgcccctctgacggcgttttcgtgtgtggttattctgtgtgccgccttcctgatgaaactgttgaagctttttctcttcctttctcctcggctcaggctgccgaactatacgctctaacccgtgcatgtgttattgctcaggacacagacgtcactatctacactgattcacgctatgctttcggcgttgctcatgactttggtcggatttgggcttcgcgtgggttcaccactgcagacggtaagcccatttctcattcttcgcttgttactgatcttattacagcgtgtcttctcccgcgctctttagccattgttaagactcgtgctcattgtattggggactcttttgagatcaggggaaactctctcgccgatcgcattgccaaagccgcggctgcctccggtgtttttccgccttcgcttactctctccctggtctcatccagccgtatgattagtgccgttcttccggacattgacttgatctccctccaggcctccgcttcggcctcagacaaccatttctgggactcatgcggcgcgcagccgtctgacggcgttcggatcgatgctcagggccgcctttgtttgcctagacattgcactccatttctcgtccgcgagtttcatggtcccactcaccgcggacgaaggggggtagtggaggatttatccaaaatattttgcatcgacaaaatacacaccgatgtacatcacattctagacagatgtttaacgtgcgcccagaataatccatctaaaccaggcgcggtacatcagcaccttcccatacctgacacgccgttccaggaatggcagattgactttactcacatgccaaaacagggcccctttaagtatctcttggtcatggtcgacaaattttcacgatgggtggaggctttcccttgcgggaaagaagacgctcgcacggcggtaaacaaattgacgcaagaaatcattccgcgttatggtctcccggtagggatagactctgacaaaggtacgccgttcacctctaaggtgacacaagaactgtgtaaagacttaaagatccattggcgtttccacatcccgtaccatccgcagtcctccggcattgtggagcgcgcaaacagaacaatcaagggtaagctgcgtaaagccatgcaagaagctggtactaaaaattgggtacaagttttgcctttagttctcgctgacatgcgaatgaccgctcaagtggccctcgacaacctgtctccgtatgagctcgtgatgggccggccttttcctacaccctggcgcagaggtatgcaggctataggaacgagtgatcttgatgtacatctcagtgagtacgccgtgggtctcatgcgggtgttggatgagtactggacgagactaaattccaaaaagcctcccattcctgaggcacccactcacccctttgaggtaggggataaagtgttggtaaagaaattcgctaaattaggcactcctctagaggaaccaccctacagtgaacccacggatgtgctcgctgtaactcgaacggctgtactaactgacctttttccacattggattcatgccagtcgaataaagaaggctccaatgtaatagaaatctatattgttgatgcttaacaggtttttgtgtttcagaaagttgctgtgacaatagctgacggccttttcagggatcccctttccagcatccggagtgatccggtttcggctgatctacaaagaggggatggtcggtgcgtcccgcagacttctgaactgaggaatctggaagacacgtgagcctgggctaccttcaactatctacatcctgtggacacagaaagaacaaaagtcagtgaccagtatgacttttctCCTGATACTGGTCTTGgtgcttggagcagggaatcccgctcaagccagccacgaggacaacgttttttggcgatttgccaattggactgctaaacaacatactaatcaatcatgttatgtctgtcaatacgttagagtctaaactgtagttatactctgtaaacaaagtataaaagaggggattgtaagattgtgtgtgttctcgtgcatagctgtcctgagctttatgaccctttcacaccctggtaaacgtgcataatcgcgagaacatactcttttattttctctgtaccttctagtttcgctgaaaccacattcctggttcctcctgttctagggggtgtatggtctgctctttcatgtataacaaaaacgactccttatctggcgagtttcaccttgtgcccccgagccccttacttatcttgtcacgcaagcttctgatgtatataaaccctgctctttctgtgtatcactgagcagtgcttgaataaaccagattgatttaactcgtgtggtttgttttaaccctgctccagagcgctcttatgtcGACGCATCTGAACTAGGACAGACGCAGGTTCTAACACAGTACATTTTAAAATATGACAAAATTATTAGAATGTCCTTCATGTGATTTGCACGGACGCAATTCAACcacattgttttattttgtttggaaattCTATGCTTAAAGCCTCAACCGTTACTCAttaaatagcaaaaatgcagcaaaacaaatGTGATGTTACTCGAGTTGAGATTAATGGTTAAATGCATGCTGTGTTAGATTCAGTCCTGGAAAATAATTCAGAAAAATAaaagtttattttttaaaaagagcTCAATGGtaggatttttttaaattatatacacATTATTAAAAACTTCCAACCAACTGCAAATTATTTACAAAAATAACACAGCTATAATATTTAATCTAAGATCCAGTTCACTGAAAATCAGGACAGACTCCTCCTCTTTTCTCTGGCTGAAGGTTGGGCTACTTTTTATTACACACCGCACCGTCTTCCCTCTGACCTGCTGTTTAAAACACGGAAATCAAACATtactagtaaaataataaaaaacgtaaagaaaaaagcaagctcTCCCAGACATTTGATGAAGTGTTTACTGTATCCCAAGTTTCTGATTACTGAAAAGGAATTACACCAAACTTATTTCTGCTAAATGAGCGAGAAattcacacacacaaatcaatAGCATGTACTGGATTTACTGTGGTGATGTTTTATGTGAAAGAAATGTTTATATTTCtgcaacatttctggaaggagtctccagtgtcagcactttgtaacagcccCAGGTAAAACCGTAACTAACTTTTccgacagaggagtttacgcttctttgtggtttctcagtaacgactgtttatagcttctATAAAGCAAGtgtgaacaggaactaacttagcAACACACTGAACAGAGATTAACTACACCCAGTAATGATTCACCTGCAAAGTGGACGCGTACGTTATACAGTCAatctgaggaagaaaaaaaaaacccagacaggaacccaagtgtttcattcctcAGTTTAATTTGAACCAAGTTATACGAATCGCAAGGGTGAACATTCCCCATCAATACAAAAACAACAGACTCTACAAAAGAGtggaagagagaaaagaaagataACAATAACACCAGAGAAGATCACACCACGAGCagcaggaaagagagagaaagcacaGAAACCAAAAGAGAAATATAAGGCTCAGATagtgattcagagaatctgattcAAAGAAAGTGATTCAGAAGCGAAAATGATTCAGAACCACACCGAATCTATTTACAGTCCTGATCTGTGTCATCATGACTCCGAGGGGTGAAACTGACCCCGGATCAGGTGTTGCAAGGCCGGAGTGAGCGTCAGACAGAAAGCAGACGAGAGTATTGCACCATGTCGTTCGAGTGCCCGAAACAGAAAAGATATCATATAGATATTATAGCAAAGTCACATTCAAGTTAATAttaataaaagagaaaaaaactGTCGACCCACGAGGCTTGTGAGTGACCAATAAAGTGCCCTTACAACTGTTAGTGATGTTAGAATGGACATAAATAATAAAGGGGGGAAGAAATAAAAAGAAACGtgaccaaaagaaagaaagaaagaaagaaagaagtttaagGACTAAAAATCTGCAGCAGTCAGAACGTTCACATCTTCTTCATTCATGCTGTTAATACTTACAGAAGCTTTAATACATACAGTGACTCAGTTAAACATTGGTTTGTTTTTAATCTTCCTCAATCatcaaaaaaaatgtacaaatatCAGAATAATTGTAATAATATTCATATTAATAATACACTTGTGAAGAAAGGCGTCGTTTCCACGGCGTctggttttttcccccccaggaGTTCCAGAGGAGCAGGAGAACAGCGTTAATTACTACGTAATCATATCCAGAACATGACAGACACGCA
It encodes:
- the LOC132895118 gene encoding protein NYNRIN-like, whose protein sequence is MAFLGLINYCRQWIPDCSTYDKCLRSAILHSDPLTQPLVWSDEMLTAFRALKQALCSAPALGLPNYRLPFHLYVCNQQGTASGVLAQEHGGGMRPCAFLSKTLDSVAQGLPACLRAVAACAVMVTDAERLVLSHPLVLHTSHDVVHVLKNLSTQHLSAQRRSGYESILLATENLTVKPSSSFDSLAHALQRLLNSQDDFLSSETHDCISDILFETSIRPDLRSTPLLSGDSLFVDGSCSRPSDGVFVCGYSVCRLPDETVEAFSLPFSSAQAAELYALTRACVIAQDTDVTIYTDSRYAFGVAHDFGRIWASRGFTTADGIPFPASGVIRFRLIYKEGMVGASRRLLN